In Camelina sativa cultivar DH55 chromosome 16, Cs, whole genome shotgun sequence, a single window of DNA contains:
- the LOC104749713 gene encoding uncharacterized protein LOC104749713, with amino-acid sequence MMMKQVIVGVILVAFLMVFLDSTQVGATRLLRTTFHSDIRFVFESLQKGAVPGSGPNGCSNIPKGSPGSCHG; translated from the coding sequence atgatgatgaagcaagtGATAGTTGGAGTAATTTTGGTTGCctttttaatggtttttttggaCTCCACACAAGTAGGAGCGACGAGGCTGTTACGAACCACCTTCCATAGTGATATCCGGTTCGTGTTTGAGTCGTTACAGAAGGGTGCTGTCCCTGGGTCTGGTCCTAACGGATGCTCTAACATACCCAAAGGTAGTCCAGGCTCGTGCCATGGATGA
- the LOC104749708 gene encoding 40S ribosomal protein S3-2-like has protein sequence MATQISKKRKFVADGVFYAELNEVLTRELAEDGYSGVEVRVTPMRTEIIIRATRTQNVLGEKGRRIRELTSLVQKRFKFPQDSVELYAEKVNNRGLCAIAQAESLRYKLLGGLAVRRACYGVLRFVMESGAKGCEVIVSGKLRAARAKSMKFKDGYMVSSGQPTKEYIDSAVRHVLLRQGVLGIKVKVMLDWDPKGINGPKTPLPDVVIIHTPKEDDVNFAPPQVAAPAALLPEPLTAVDYPAMVVVA, from the exons ATGGCGACTCAAATTAGCAAGAAGAGAAAG TTTGTAGCTGATGGTGTATTCTACGCTGAATTGAATGAGGTTCTGACTAGAGAGCTTGCAGAGGATGGTTACTCTGGTGTTGAGGTTAGGGTTACTCCAATGAGGACTGAGATTATCATCAGAGCTACCCGTACTCAGAACGTTCTCG GTGAGAAGGGGAGGAGAATTAGGGAATTGACATCACTTGTTCAGAAGAGATTCAAGTTTCCTCAAGACAGTGTTGAGCTTTATGCTGAAAAGGTTAACAACAGAGGTCTCTGTGCCATTGCTCAGGCTGAGTCTCTACGTTACAAACTTCTCGGTGGTCTTGCTGTTCGTAG GGCCTGTTATGGTGTTTTGAGATTTGTTATGGAGAGTGGAGCTAAGGGATGCGAGGTCATCGTGAGTGGAAAGCTCCGTGCTGCACGTGCTAAGTCGATGAAGTTTAAGGATGGTTACATGGTTTCATCTGGTCAACCAACTAAGGAATACATTGACTCTGCAGTGAGACATGTTTTGCTTAGACAG GGTGTGTTGGGAATCAAGGTTAAGGTTATGCTTGATTGGGACCCTAAGGGCATAAATGGACCAAAGACACCATTGCCTGATGTTGTGATCATTCATACTCCTAAAGAAGACGATGTCAACTTTGCCCCTCCTCAGGTTGCTGCCCCAGCTGCTCTTTTGCCAGAGCCACTCACAGCCGTAGATTACCCTGCGATGGTTGTGGTGGCCTAG
- the LOC104749712 gene encoding poly [ADP-ribose] polymerase 1-like: MASPHKPWRAEYAKSSRSSCKTCKSAITKETFRLGKLVQASQFDGVMPMWNHATCILKKTKQIKSVDDVEGIESLRWEDQQKIRKYVESGAGNSTSASASTSTNTSSTANNAKLEYGIEVSQTSRAGCRKCNEKILKGEVRIFSKPEGPGNKGLMWHHAKCFLEMSSSTELESLPGWRNIPDSDQEALLPLVKKTLPAAKTETAEARQTNPKVGTKRRNDSGDNEKSKIAKTSFDMTTSGALQPCSTERVMEAQTKELWDLKDDLKKYVTTAELREMLELNEQSTRGSELDLRDKCADGMMFGPLALCPICSGHLSFSGGLYRCHGYISEWSKCSHSTLDPDHIKGKWKIPEGTENQFLLKWNKSQKSVKPKRILRPVSSGETAQGQGSKDAADSSRSEKLSDLKVSVDGDTKERQAWKKKIEEAGVEFHANVKKGTSCLVVCGPTGIRDAEMRKARRMKVAIVREDYMVDCLKKQRKLPLDKYKIEDTSESLVTVKVKGRSAVHEASGLQEHCHILEDGNSIYNTTLSMSDLSTGINSYYILQIIQEDKGSDCYVFRKWGRVGNEKIGGNKVEELSKSDAVHEFKRLFLEKTGNSWESWEQKTTFQKQPGKFLPLDIDYGVNKHVAKKEPVQTISNLAPPLIELMKMLFDVETYRSAMMEFEINMSEMPLGKLSKHNIHKGFEALTEIQKLLTESDPQPSTKESLLVDASNRFFTMIPSIHPHIIRDEDDFKSKVKMLEALQDIEIASRLVGFEVDSTESLDDKYKKLHCDISPLPHDSEDYRLIEKYLNTTHAPTHTEWSLELEEVFALEREGEFDKYAPYREKLGNKMLLWHGSRLTNFVGILNQGLRIAPPEAPATGYMFGKGIYFADLVSKSAQYCYTCKKNPVGLMLLSEVALGEIHELTKATYMDKPPRGKHSTKGLGKKVPQDSEFAKWRGDVTVPCGKPVSSKVKASELMYNEYIVYNTAQVKLQYLLKVRFKHKR, from the exons ATGGCGAGTCCACATAAGCCGTGGAGGGCGGAATATGCTAAGTCTTCAAGGTCTTCATGCAAGACTTGCAAGTCCGCCATTACCAAGGAGACCTTTCGTCTTGGAAAGTTAGTTCAAGCCTCTCAATTTGACGGCGTCATGCCT ATGTGGAACCATGCTACTTGTATACTGAAGAAAACGAAGCAGATAAAATC AGTTGATGATGTTGAAGGCATAGAATCACTTCGTTGGGAAGATCAGcaaaagattagaaaatatgTCGAATCTGGAGCAGGGAATAGCACAAGCGCAAGCGCAAGCACGAGCACGAACACGAGCAGTACTGCTAATAATGCCAAACTAGAATATGGGATTGAAGTGTCACAAACTTCTCGTGCCGGTTGCAGAAAATGTAACGAGAAGATCTTGAAAGGAGAG gTACGTATATTCTCTAAGCCTGAAGGCCCGGGTAACAAGGGTTTGATGTGGCATCACGCAAAATGTTTCCTTGAAATGTCTTCCTCCACTGAACTGGAAAGTTTGCCTGGATGGAGAAACATACCAGACTCAGACCAAGAAGCTCTTCTTCCCTTAGTGAAGAAAACTCTGCCGGCAGCTAAAACTG AGACAGCAGAAGCACGtcaaacaaatccaaaagtAGGCACAAAACGAAGAAACGATTCTGGTGATAATGAGAAGTCGAAAATAGCAAAAACTAGTTTTGACATGACTACAAGCGGTGCTTTACAACCTTGTAGCACAGAAAGGGTAATGGAGGCTCAaactaaagaattgtgggaCCTGAAGGATGATCtgaaaaaatatgtaacaacaGCCGAGTTACGGGAAATGCTTGAATTAAATGAACAAAGTACAAGAGGATCAGAACTTGATCTGCGTGATAAATG TGCTGATGGCATGATGTTTGGTCCACTCGCTCTCTGCCCAATTTGCTCTGGTCATCTTTCCTTTTCTGGAGGACTTTACCGATGCCATGGCTACATCTCGGAATGGAGCAAATGTTCCCATTCCACTTTGGATCCAGACCACATCAAAGGGAAGTGGAAGATTCCAGAAGGAACAGAGAATCAGTTCCTTCTGAAG TGGAATAAGTCTCAAAAGAGTGTGAAGCCAAAACGTATACTGCGCCCTGTATCTTCTGGTGAGACGGCTCAGGGTCAAGGTTCTAAAGATGCAGCTGACTCCTCAAGGAGTGAAAAGCTATCAGATCTTAAAGTTTCAGTTGATGGAGATACTAAGGAACGC CAAGCATGGAAGAAGAAAATCGAGGAAGCTGGTGTAGAGTTTCATGCTAATGTTAAAAAAG GTACAAGCTGTTTGGTTGTCTGTGGACCGACAGGTATCCGAGATGCTGAAATGAGAAAGGCAAG GAGGATGAAAGTGGCTATCGTGAGAGAGGATTATATGGTTGACTGcttaaaaaaacagaggaaacttcCATTGGACAAGTACAAAATTGAAGACACTAGTGAGAGCCTGGTCACTGTTAAAGTAAAAGGGCGAAGCGCTGTGCACGAAGCGTCTGGCCTCCAAGAGCACTGTCACATTCTTGAAGATGGGAACAGTATCTATAACACAACTCTGAGCATGTCCGATCTCTCTACCGGTATCAATAGTTATTACATACTCCAGATAATCCAAGAAGATAAAGGTTCAGATTGCTACGTATTTCGTAAATGGGGCCGAGTTGGAAATGAAAAGATTGGTGGTAACAAAGTGGAAGAGTTGTCAAAGTCTGATGCGGTTCATGAATTCAAACGTCTGTTTCTTGAAAAGACTGGAAACTCCTGGGAATCTTGGGAACAAAAAACAACTTTCCAGAAACAACCAGGAAAATTTCTCCCGTTGGACATT GATTATGGAGTTAACAAGCACGTAGCCAAAAAAGAGCCAGTTCAGACCATTAGCAACCTTGCTCCTCCATTAATAGAATTAATGAAGATGCTTTTTGATGTGGAAACTTACAG ATCTGCTATGATGGAGTTCGAGATCAATATGTCAGAGATGCCACTAGGGAAACTCAGCAAACATAATATACATAAGG GTTTTGAGGCATTGACAGAGATACAGAAGCTATTGACTGAGAGCGATCCCCAGCCTTCTACCAAAGAAAGCTTGCTTGTCGATGCTAGTAATAGATTTTTTACGATGATCCCTTCTATTCATCCTCATATTATCCGTGATGAAGATGACTTTAAGTCTAAG GTGAAAATGCTCGAGGCTCTGCAGGATATCGAAATTGCTTCAAGATTAGTAGGATTTGAAGTTGATAGCACTGAATCTCTTGACGATAAATACAAGAAGCTGCATTGTGATATTTCACCACTTCCTCATGATAGCGAAGATTATCGATTAATCGAAAAGTATCTTAACACAACTCATGCCCCAACACATACA GAGTGGAGTCTTGAACTGGAGGAAGTTTTTGCTCttgaaagagaaggagagtTCGATAAATATGCTCCTTACAGGGAAAAACTTGGCAATAAGATGCTCCTATGGCATG GTTCTCGATTAACGAATTTTGTTGGAATTCTGAACCAAGGACTAAGAATTGCGCCGCCAGAAGCTCCTGCTACTGGCTACATG TTTGGAAAGGGGATTTACTTCGCTGACCTTGTCAGTAAAAGTGCTCAGTACTGCTACACGTGTAAGAAAAACCCGGTGGGTCTAATGCTTCTGAGTGAAGTTGCATTGGGAGAAATACATGAGTTAACAAAAGCTACG TACATGGATAAACCTCCGAGAGGAAAACACTCGACCAAAGGGCTTGGCAAGAAAGTGCCTCAAGATTCAGAATTTGCCAAGTGGAGAGGTGATGTGACTGTTCCTTGTGGAAAACCTGTTTCATCGAAGGTCAAGGCTTCTGAGCTTATGTACAACGAGTATATCGTCTACAATACAGCTCAG GTGAAGTTGCAGTACTTGTTGAAAGTAAGATTTAAGCACAAGAGATGA
- the LOC104753355 gene encoding LOB domain-containing protein 14, producing the protein MKGEVMANAMTDATSGSGSPCGGCKFLRRKCVEGCVFAPYFCYEEGSSNFAAIHKVFGASNFSKLISHLPDHDRCDAVRTISYEAHSRLHDPIYGCVSQIFSLQQQVVSLQAQVVLLREEVSRSFPQEDPSCNLKQQEKLLAQQMPQDLHNWFYQEFLDSNLNQVSGATHEHERSMDRNESLCSSNESLYYREANFPCSG; encoded by the exons ATGAAGGGAGAAGTGATGGCCAATGCTATGACTGATGCAACTTCCGGATCAG GTTCACCATGTGGAGGATGCAAGTTCTTGCGTAGGAAATGTGTAGAAGGTTGTGTATTTGCACCATATTTTTGCTACGAAGAAGGATCTTCTAATTTTGCAGCCATTCACAAAGTGTTTGGAGCCAGTAACTTCTCTAAGCTCATTTCTCATCTCCCTGACCATGACCGGTGTGACGCCGTGCGAACCATCTCTTACGAGGCTCACTCTCGTCTCCATGATCCTATTTACGGATGCGTCTCCCAAATCTTCTCCCTCCAGCAACAG GTTGTTAGTCTACAAGCACAAGTGGTCCTACTTAGagaagaagtttctagaagtTTCCCTCAAGAGGATCCTAGTTGCAATCTGAAGCAACAAGAAAAGCTTCTTGCTCAACAAATGCCACAAGATCTTCACAATTGGTTTTACCAAGAATTCTTGGACTCAAACCTCAACCAAGTGAGTGGTGCTACACACGAACATGAGCGATCCATGGATCGGAATGAGTCACTTTGTAGCTCAAATGAATCTCTTTACTACCGAGAGGCTAATTTTCCTTGCTCTGGTTGA
- the LOC104749711 gene encoding INO80 complex subunit D-like — MASASKNVQQNPSSSKPPRPPTSSSAVASTSSEPQIRNPNPNTNVLPSTSDSPIAMSQEDEIFTRSSHLTRPELLRRRSHNLKQLAKCYRDHYWALMEDLKGQHRDYWWKYGSSPFKEEHNQSNKRRRLGQEGDGGDAVEGSGDNGTNNDGGKTGQYANSNCGSCMYGCKAKAMALTKYCQLHILKDSKQKLYTGCTNVIKRAPAGPLLCGKPTLASTVPALCNMHFQKSQKLVTKALKDAGHNASTTSKPPPKLHVIVAAFVHHIQAKRKNPQKEGKLKSVVKEENTC; from the exons ATGGCGTCAGCTTCCAAGAACGTTCAGCAAAACCCTTCCTCCTCGAAACCACCAAGGCCTCCAACGTCTTCCTCCGCCGTGGCTTCCACCTCATCAGAACCCCAAATTCGGAACCCTAACCCTAACACAAACGTCTTACCATCGACTTCGGATTCACCGATCGCGATGTCTCAAGAGGATGAAATCTTCACACGCTCCAGTCACCTAACCCGCCCGGAGCTTCTCCGACGCCGATCGCACAACCTTAAGCAGCTCGCCAAGTGTTACAGAGACCATTATTGGGCTTTGATGGAGGATCTCAAGGGGCAACACAGGGATTACTGGTGGAAGTATGGGAGTAGTCCGTTCAAAGAGGAACATAATCAATCGAATAAGAGACGGAGGCTTGGTCAAGAGGGAGATGGTGGTGATGCTGTTGAAGGTAGTGGAGACAATGGTACTAACAATGATGGTGGTAAGACTGGTCAGTATGCGAATAGTAATTGTGGGAGTTGTATGTATGGTTGCAAAGCTAAAGCTATGGCGCTTACCAAGTATTGTCAGCTTCATATTCTCAAGGATAGTAAGCAGAAGCTCTACACGGGTTGTACTAACGTTATAAAACG AGCTCCAGCAGGACCATTACTTTGTGGAAAACCAACACTAGCGTCGACTGTTCCTGCACTGTGCAATATGCACTTCCAGAAATCCCAAAAGCTTGTTACGAAAGCTCTAAAGGATGCTGGTCACAATGCCTCTACAACAAGCAAGCCTCCTCCAAAGCTTCATGTTATAGTAGCTGCATTTGTGCATCATAttcaagcaaaaagaaaaaatccacAGAAGGAGGGTAAACTTAAAAGTgttgtaaaagaagaaaatac atgCTGA